One Coffea arabica cultivar ET-39 chromosome 5e, Coffea Arabica ET-39 HiFi, whole genome shotgun sequence DNA segment encodes these proteins:
- the LOC113743653 gene encoding anthocyanidin 3-O-glucosyltransferase 2-like isoform X2, which produces MKVGFPSSINWPKSTKKVKEMKKAELVFVTMPAIGHLVSCVELAKLLIECDERLSITLLIMKLPFDPKVSSYTNSSLETPNLHIRYLELMKEEPSSQLSSSLSILFRYIHNYKSCVRDVLAEISNCVSSHLGGIVIDMFCTSLIDVANEFGVPSYIFCPGGAAPLGLLFQLQSLRDDLNEDVSHYENSDDELALPTYINPVPAKLLSPAFFDKDGGGDMLLDQVRRFKETKGIIVNTFLELESHAIQALSNDKTIPPVYAVGPVLNLKGSNSQNQETEMIMKWLDLQPECSVVFLCFGSGGSFDGDQVKEIAYALERSGYRFLWSLRRPSPKENFEFPSKYENLDEVLPKGFLQRTAVVGKVIGWAPQAAVLSHPAVGGFVSHCGWNSILESVWCGVPVATWPLYAEQQMNAFLMVKDLATAVEIKIDFKRDFVLGVSSEILSADVIERGIKHLMDPENEIRDKVKEIKEKSRLTLNGGGSSYASLKLFLEDVIDSIP; this is translated from the exons ATGAAGGTTGGATTCCCATCTTCAATCAACTGGCCAAAGTCAACAAAGAAagtgaaagaaatgaaaaaagcaGAGCTGGTTTTCGTTACTATGCCGGCGATTGGCCACTTGGTGTCATGTGTTGAACTAGCAAAGCTTCTCATTGAATGTGATGAACGATTATCGATCACC CTCCTAATTATGAAGCTGCCCTTTGATCCAAAAGTCAGTAGCTACACAAATTCGTCGTTAGAAACTCCGAATTTGCACATAAGGTATCTTGAGCTCATGAAAGAAGAGCCTTCTTCTCAATTGTCATCTTCTCTTTCGATTCTGTTTCGATATATCCACAACTATAAAAGTTGTGTGAGGGATGTTCTTGCTGAAATATCCAATTGTGTTTCGTCGCATCTTGGTGGGATCGTCATAGACATGTTTTGCACCTCTTTGATTGATGTAGCCAATGAATTTGGGGTTCCTTCCTATATATTTTGCCCAGGCGGTGCTGCACCGCTTGGTCTTTTATTCCAGTTGCAAAGTCTGAGAGATGATCTCAATGAAGATGTGAGCCATTACGAGAATTCAGACGATGAATTAGCTTTGCCTACTTACATCAATCCTGTTCCAGCTAAACTTTTGTCACCTGCATTTTTTGACAAGGATGGAGGTGGCGACATGCTCCTCGATCAGGTCAGAAGATTCAAGGAGACCAAGGGAATCATAGTTAACACTTTCCTTGAGCTAGAATCCCATGCGATTCAGGCCTTGAGCAATGATAAAACCATCCCACCAGTATATGCAGTAGGGCCTGTATTGAATCTGAAGGGAAGCAATagtcaaaatcaagaaactgaGATGATTATGAAATGGCTCGATCTTCAGCCAGAATGTTCTGTTGTGTTCCTTTGCTTTGGTAGTGGAGGTAGTTTTGATGGTGACCAAGTGAAGGAAATTGCCTATGCACTCGAGCGCAGTGGATATCGATTCCTCTGGTCATTGAGAAGGCCTTCAcctaaagaaaattttgagtttccaAGTAAGTATGAGAACCTGGATGAAGTCTTGCCAAAAGGGTTCTTGCAGCGAACTGCTGTGGTTGGAAAAGTTATTGGATGGGCACCACAGGCAGCAGTTCTATCCCATCCTGCTGTGGGAGGCTTTGTTTCTCATTGTGGCTGGAACTCAATATTGGAAAGTGTTTGGTGCGGTGTGCCAGTGGCAACATGGCCACTTTATGCTGAGCAGCAGATGAATGCGTTCTTAATGGTGAAGGACTTGGCAACTGCAGTGGAgatcaaaatagatttcaaaagGGATTTCGTACTGGGTGTGAGTAGTGAGATTTTGAGTGCAGATGTGATTGAAAGAGGGATTAAACATCTGATGGATCCTGAGAATGAAATCAGAGACAAGGTAAAGGAAATCAAAGAAAAGAGCAGGTTGACTCTAAATGGAGGAGGATCATCCTATGCTTCCTTGAAGTTGTTTCTTGAAGATGTAATAGATAGTATTCCataa
- the LOC113743653 gene encoding UDP-glycosyltransferase 71E1-like isoform X1, with the protein MKLPFDPKVSSYTNSSLETPNLHIRYLELMKEEPSSQLSSSLSILFRYIHNYKSCVRDVLAEISNCVSSHLGGIVIDMFCTSLIDVANEFGVPSYIFCPGGAAPLGLLFQLQSLRDDLNEDVSHYENSDDELALPTYINPVPAKLLSPAFFDKDGGGDMLLDQVRRFKETKGIIVNTFLELESHAIQALSNDKTIPPVYAVGPVLNLKGSNSQNQETEMIMKWLDLQPECSVVFLCFGSGGSFDGDQVKEIAYALERSGYRFLWSLRRPSPKENFEFPSKYENLDEVLPKGFLQRTAVVGKVIGWAPQAAVLSHPAVGGFVSHCGWNSILESVWCGVPVATWPLYAEQQMNAFLMVKDLATAVEIKIDFKRDFVLGVSSEILSADVIERGIKHLMDPENEIRDKLKHSLLL; encoded by the exons ATGAAGCTGCCCTTTGATCCAAAAGTCAGTAGCTACACAAATTCGTCGTTAGAAACTCCGAATTTGCACATAAGGTATCTTGAGCTCATGAAAGAAGAGCCTTCTTCTCAATTGTCATCTTCTCTTTCGATTCTGTTTCGATATATCCACAACTATAAAAGTTGTGTGAGGGATGTTCTTGCTGAAATATCCAATTGTGTTTCGTCGCATCTTGGTGGGATCGTCATAGACATGTTTTGCACCTCTTTGATTGATGTAGCCAATGAATTTGGGGTTCCTTCCTATATATTTTGCCCAGGCGGTGCTGCACCGCTTGGTCTTTTATTCCAGTTGCAAAGTCTGAGAGATGATCTCAATGAAGATGTGAGCCATTACGAGAATTCAGACGATGAATTAGCTTTGCCTACTTACATCAATCCTGTTCCAGCTAAACTTTTGTCACCTGCATTTTTTGACAAGGATGGAGGTGGCGACATGCTCCTCGATCAGGTCAGAAGATTCAAGGAGACCAAGGGAATCATAGTTAACACTTTCCTTGAGCTAGAATCCCATGCGATTCAGGCCTTGAGCAATGATAAAACCATCCCACCAGTATATGCAGTAGGGCCTGTATTGAATCTGAAGGGAAGCAATagtcaaaatcaagaaactgaGATGATTATGAAATGGCTCGATCTTCAGCCAGAATGTTCTGTTGTGTTCCTTTGCTTTGGTAGTGGAGGTAGTTTTGATGGTGACCAAGTGAAGGAAATTGCCTATGCACTCGAGCGCAGTGGATATCGATTCCTCTGGTCATTGAGAAGGCCTTCAcctaaagaaaattttgagtttccaAGTAAGTATGAGAACCTGGATGAAGTCTTGCCAAAAGGGTTCTTGCAGCGAACTGCTGTGGTTGGAAAAGTTATTGGATGGGCACCACAGGCAGCAGTTCTATCCCATCCTGCTGTGGGAGGCTTTGTTTCTCATTGTGGCTGGAACTCAATATTGGAAAGTGTTTGGTGCGGTGTGCCAGTGGCAACATGGCCACTTTATGCTGAGCAGCAGATGAATGCGTTCTTAATGGTGAAGGACTTGGCAACTGCAGTGGAgatcaaaatagatttcaaaagGGATTTCGTACTGGGTGTGAGTAGTGAGATTTTGAGTGCAGATGTGATTGAAAGAGGGATTAAACATCTGATGGATCCTGAGAATGAAATCAGAGACAAG TTAAAGCACAGTTTACTCTTATAG
- the LOC113688458 gene encoding anthocyanidin 3-O-glucosyltransferase 2-like — protein MKKAELVFVTVPEIGHLVSCVELAKLLVECDERLSITVLIMKLPFDPKVSSYTNSLLETPNLHIRYLELMKEEPSSQLSSFLSIFFRFIDNHKSCVREVLAEISNSVSSHLGGIVIDMFCTSLIDVANEFGVPSYIFYPGGAATLGVLFQLQSLRDDLNEAVSHYENSDVELALPTYINPVPAKLLSSALLEKDGGVDMVLDQAKRYTKTKGIIINTFLEFESHAIHALSNDKTIPPVYAVGPVLNLKGSNSQNQETEMIMKWLDLQPECSVVFLCFGSGGSFDGDQVKEIAYALERSGYRFLWSLRRPSPKEKFEFPSEYENLDEVMPEGFLQRTAAVGKLIGWAPQAAVLSHPAVGGFVSHTGWNSILESVWCGVPVATWPLYAEQQENAFLMVKDLAMAVEIKIDFKRDFVLGVSSEILSADVIERGIKHLMDPENEIREKVKEMKEKSRLAPNEGGSSFSSLRRFLEDVLDNIP, from the coding sequence atgaaaaaagcaGAGCTGGTTTTTGTTACTGTACCAGAGATTGGCCACTTAGTATCATGTGTTGAACTAGCAAAGCTTCTCGTTGAATGTGATGAACGATTATCGATCACCGTCCTGATTATGAAGCTGCCCTTTGATCCAAAAGTCAGTAGCTACACAAATTCGTTGTTAGAAACTCCGAATTTGCACATAAGGTACCTTGAGCTCATGAAAGAAGAGCCTTCTTCTCAATTGTCGTCTTTTCTTTCGATTTTCTTTCGATTTATCGACAACCATAAAAGTTGTGTGAGGGAGGTTCTTGCTGAAATATCCAATTCTGTTTCGTCGCATCTTGGTGGGATCGTCATAGACATGTTTTGCACCTCTTTGATTGATGTAGCCAATGAATTTGGGGTTCCTTCCTATATATTTTACCCAGGTGGTGCTGCAACGCTCGGCGTTTTATTCCAGTTGCAAAGTCTGAGGGATGATCTCAATGAAGCTGTGAGCCATTACGAGAATTCAGACGTTGAATTAGCTTTGCCTACTTACATCAATCCTGTTCCAGCTAAACTTTTGTCATCTGCATTGTTGGAGAAGGATGGAGGTGTCGACATGGTCCTCGATCAGGCAAAAAGATACACGAAGACCAAGGGAATCATAATTAACACTTTCCTTGAGTTTGAATCCCATGCGATTCACGCCTTGAGCAATGATAAAACCATCCCACCAGTATATGCAGTAGGGCCTGTATTGAATCTGAAGGGAAGCAATagtcaaaatcaagaaactgaGATGATTATGAAATGGCTAGATCTTCAGCCAGAATGTTCTGTTGTGTTCCTTTGCTTTGGTAGTGGAGGTAGTTTTGATGGTGACCAAGTGAAGGAAATTGCCTATGCACTCGAGCGCAGTGGATATCGATTCCTTTGGTCATTGAGAAGGCCTTCACCTAAAGAAAAATTTGAGTTTCCAAGTGAGTATGAGAACCTGGATGAAGTCATGCCAGAAGGGTTCTTGCAGCGAACTGCAGCTGTTGGAAAACTTATTGGATGGGCACCACAGGCGGCAGTTCTATCCCATCCTGCTGTGGGGGGCTTTGTTTCTCACACTGGTTGGAACTCAATATTGGAAAGCGTTTGGTGCGGTGTGCCAGTGGCAACTTGGCCGCTTTATGCAGAGCAGCAGGAGAATGCATTCCTAATGGTGAAAGACTTGGCAATGGCAGTGGAgatcaaaatagatttcaaaagGGATTTCGTACTGGGTGTGAGTAGTGAGATTTTGAGTGCAGATGTGATTGAAAGAGGGATTAAACATCTCATGGATCCTGAGAATGAAATCAGAGAGAAGGTGAAGGAAATGAAAGAGAAGAGCAGGTTGGCTCCTAATGAAGGAGGATCATCCTTTTCTTCCTTGAGGCGTTTTCTTGAAGATGTGTTAGATAACATTCCATGA